The Acinetobacter sp. SAAs474 DNA window GACTGGCTTACCTAAACATTACTTAGCTGGTCATGATGTTGAGGAATTCTACGGCGTAGTCAGAAGATGGGGTGCAAACGAAAGCGTGAAGCGTCTAGTTGAAATAACAAAGAATGCGCCGTTTGTATCTGATTTTAATGTATCTGCGTGTTGTGGAAATTGTGTGATTAATTGAGCTGAAAGGCTCTTTTTTTGGTTGTTTTGCATGACGTAGCATGACAAAGGGGAAATTATGGCGGCACTTAAAGAGCCTGTAAAAATCTTTATAGTTCAGTCTCTTGCCTGCTTTGAAACACCTCAACAGGTAGCAGATGCTGTCATGCAAAGATTTAACATCGAAATTGATCGTAGGCAGTGTGAAAATTACGATCCGACTAAATATGCAGGCCGTAATCTTAGTAAGAAATTAAAGGATTTATTTGATAAGACGCGTGAAGACTTTCGGAAGAATATTTTCGATATTCCGATCGCTAACCAAGCATTTCGATTGAAAGAAATTCAGAAAATGTATGAGGATACTGGAAAGAATAAAGTATCTAAACAAAATCTGTTGAAGTTGGCTTATCAGGAAACAGATGCGCGTACAACCAAACAAGAAATAACTGGTGCAGATGGTGGGCCACTACAAAGTGAAAATACAACCTATGTAAAAGCAACGCCTGAAGATATCAAGCAGGTGTGGAATGAACTCGAAAGTAAATACTAGTCTGCTTGAAATGCAGATTGAACAAGAACGCTGTGAGAAAGAACATTTATTCTTTACACGGCGTTTTTTTCTACCTCGTATGGGTTTTAAGTTCATGGTCAACTGGCATCATGAATATATCGCTTGGGCAATCGATGAAGTGATTGCTGGTCGTATTGATAACTTGGTTATTAACGTTCCTCCTGGTAGCGGTAAAACTGAATTACTAACCAATCTGATTGCACGTGGTATTGCTCGAAACCAACGTTCACGATTCTTATATTTATCATTTTCACAGTCACTGGTTGAAGATGTGTCATCTACGGCGCGAAACATTGTGAAATCGGTGGATTTTCAGGGCTTATGGCCTGTGAAGATCTCGACCAGTACCGATGCTAAGGCAAGCTGGAAAACTACAGTCGATGGCTATGAAGCAGGGCATGTGTATTCTGCATCAATGGGTGGACAGGTTACGGGTCGCCGTGCAGGTACGTTGGCCGATAATGGCTTTACTGGTGCGATTATCTTGGACGATCCACTAAAGCCCGAGGATGCATTCAGTAAAACAGCACGTAACAAGGCAAATCGTAAGATTCTGAATACGGTCAATTCACGTAAAGCCAAGTCATCTACACCGATCATTCTGATCATGCAGCGTTTGCACGTTGAGGATCCGACCAATTTTGTGATGACAGGCAACGTGCCAGGGAATTGGCATCAAATTACTGTGCCAGCATTAATTGATGATGCATATATAGCCACGCTACCAAAGCACATTCGAAAGAAAGTACCACGTGATGTGGAACGTGACGAGAAAGGGCGTCAAAGCTATTGGCCACTAAAAGAGTCGCTTCAGTCTTTATTACAGTTAGAGAAAGGCGGTCAAGACAAAGACGGTGCTACAGTATCGCGCTATACGTTTAGTAGTCAGTATCAGCAGCAACCTAAAAAACTAGGTGGTGACTTGGTTAAGGCTGAATGGTTTGATCATTACTTTGAATTACCAGTATTGAAATGGCGTGCAATCTGGGTCGATACGGCGCAAAAAATTAAAGAGCATAACGACTATTCAGTGTTCTTATGTGCTGGGCTTGGTTATGACAACCGGCTTTATATTATCGATGTACGCCGTGGTAAATGGGAAGCACCTGAGCTGATTAAGGAAGCCAAGGCTTTTATCAATAAGCATAAGGAAAGTAATACCAAGATTGGAAAGCTAAGATATATGGCCATTGAGGATAAGGCATCAGGAACGATGCTGATTCAAAACATTTCGCGTGATACTACATTGCCAATTAAAGCTATTCAGCGTGATACAGATAAACTAACTCGTACCATGGATGTAGTGTTTTACGTTGAGGATAGACGTGTTGTTCTACCTGTAAATGCGCCGTGGTTATTAAATTATGTGGAAGAGATTGAGGGTTTAAAAGCTGACTTTACGCATGAGCATGATGACCAGTGGGATCCAACAATTGATGCGATTAATGATTCACTTGCGAAAAAGCCGACTGTATTTGATTAGAGGTATTTATGGCTAAAGATAAAAAGTCTGATACAGGCGGTAAAATTAAAACGCTTGTGGCAGATGCAGTAAAACAGGCAATGAATGCCATTGGTGATGCTGGTGCATATACCAACTTGGTATCGAATATTGGTACTGAGCGTGACAAAGCCACAGGTGGTAAGTTTGTCCGTAAAGACATTGATGATGAGCAACTTGAGGCGGTGTATCAGAATTGGCTTGCACGCCGTATTGTCAATCGTCCTGCATCAGATATGCTTCGTGCTGGATGGTTTTTTGAGGGCATTCAGGGTGATGATCTAAAACGCCTTGAGGAAGCGTGTAAGGCATTTCACTTAGAGCACGTGCTTTTATCAGGCTTAATCCTTTCTCGCCTCTACGGCGTCGTGTACATTCTGCTTGGAACGGCTGATGGTGCTGCCTTAGATCAACCTTTAGATATTTCTAAGCTTGGCCAAGGTCGTTTGGAATTCTTCACGGTCGTGAAAAAGAAATACATCACGGCGGATAAAAACAGCTATTTGCCGCCGTCGGCATGTTGTGGATTGCTCAAACAGCCTGAATTCTACGACATGAAAATGGGGAATGAGGCTAAGAAGCGCATTCACCATACTCGCTTAATTCGTATTGCTCATGCTGATGTGGTCAATGAAGAACCTCAAAGTATCTTGCAGGAAGTCTATGAGGATCTGCTTGACCATGCCAGTGTAAAGCGTGGATCTGCCAGCTTGATTCATGAATCGAAGATTGACGTCATTCAAACGCCTAACTTGGTCGATAAGATCAAAGAGGATATGAAAGGAGTGATGGAGCGTTTCATGTCAGTAGGCTTTATGAAGAGCCTGAATGGCATGATCGTGTTGGATGCTGAAGAAAAGTACGAATCAAAAACGTATAGCTTTGGCGGTTTGCCTGACATGATGCGTGAATTCTCGATTCAGACAGCTGGCGCGGCAGATATCCCTTATACGATTCTGTTTGGCCAATCACCTGCAGGGATGAATGCCACTGGTGAGCATGATACTCGTAATTATTACGATACGATTGCAACCAAGCAGGAATGGCATGTTAAGCCTGTTCTGATGAAGTTCCTCGCCGTGATATGTCAGTCTACGTTTGGGCGTCAAATTTCTGAATTAAATGTTGTGTTTAATCCACTTTGGCAATTGGATGCAAAAGTCCGTTCAGAAGTGGAGAAAGCCAACGCTGAGCGTGATGAGAAATATCTCAATATGGGCATCATCACTGAGCCTCAGATCGCACGTCAGCTTAATATCGACGGCGTTTACTCGGTTATCAGTGAGGATCACATCAAATTGCTGGAAACCATGGTGGTAGCCAATGACGACGATCATACAGATTCTTAAGCCTCAGCTTCAGCAGATCAAGAAACGCAAGAAAGGTCGCAAGGCTAAGCCTAAAGCTGTTAAGGTCAATCGACGTGTTGAGTTGTTCTATACACGTCAGCTTTTGGAAATATCTAAATATTGCCAGGAACAAACCAAGGATCTAGTTTTACCCACTGTAGGGCGGAATATTGGTGATAGCTGGGTGACGGATCTATTCACGGCGTTACGTGAAAAGATGGTCAAATACACCATGGAAGTGTCGGTATCTTTGGCCACTAAGGTGGTGATGGATACCAGCAAGGAAGTGGATAAGCAGATTGCTAGCCATACCAAGACCATTCTTGGTGTTGACCTTACGCCGTTTTTCCGTGGCGCTGATATTCAGGATGAGATTGATACTCAGATTGCTGCCAACGTCTCTTTGATTAAGTCCATTCCAAGTCAGTACACCGATAAGCTTGAAGCCTTGGTAATGAATGCCTTTCAGACGGGGCAGACCAACGAGGAATTGGCTCAGGAAATTAAAAAGCTCGGTCATAGCACTGACTTTCGTGCACGACTGATTGCAGCCGACCAGATGGGCAAGATCAACGGCGCTATCAATAAGAAGCGTCAGGAATCCATGGGTGTGGAAACATACGATTGGCAAGATTCCAACGATGATCGTGTGCGTCCGTTATGTGCCAGCCATCATGGCAAAACCTTTCGATGGGATTCACCGCCTAAGGGTGGTCATCCTGGTCAGAAGATCAAATGCCGATGCACGGCGTTGCCGAATTATGAGGATATCTTAATTGACTAAATCTAAACCGTGTGGCAAGTGTTGGGCGTGTACTTGTTTTAATGGTCAAAATGGAAGTGGCTATCAACCTAAACCAAGACCAATTCCACCAGATATAAAAACGCCAGCAATTGTCATTTCTCCACCAAAGAAACCATAGCAGACCACCGTAGGGTGGTTTTTTATTGAGCTCAATTTATGAAACTCATTTACCAACTGAAAATCGGGGACTTTGCACCAAGCGAAAGTACACGCTCATTTACTCAAGAAGGGTATCTCAAATGCGTCAACGTACGTTTGGCCAAAGCACCTCAAGTCCGTCAGTACTACGCTTATGAATTTCCAAATCTGGAAGGCTATTCAGCGGATCAGGTCATCAATGTCTATGTGGCAGCAGAGGATCTATTCAAACCGGAAGTGATCAAGAGCTTTGATGGCGTAGATGCAACGGACTATCACCCACCTAAAAATGAAATCAATGCTTCCAACTGGAAGGACTACCACATTGGCGATTGTGAGAATGTGCGCCAAGAGGGTGAATTCATGCTGGGTGATCTGATCATCAAGGATCAGAACAGTATTAATGCTATTCAGAACAATGAGCGTGTTGAGATCTCATTGGGCTACGCGGCTGATCTCGTCCTTGAACAAGGCACGGCACCTGATGGTACGCCGTATCAAGCCAAATTTATCAATTTTAAAGGCAATCACGTGGCGCTGGTGAAATACGGTCGCTGTGGCGGTGATTGTCGCGTCGGTGACCATAAACCAAACCCAAAGGGGAAAAAGATGGAAATTAAAGTAAACGGTATTCGCTTTGAGATTGGTGACAACCAAGCGCTAGCTGATGCTGTAAAGCAACAAGAAGACCAACTTGAAAACTTGAAAGCAGCAAAACTTAAAGTCGGTGACAAACAATTTGCCATCGGTGATGAATTGCCAGCTGTTCAGGCAGTGGTTGATACCTTGCAGACTGAAAATGCACAGCTTAAGCAGAAAGTTGGTGATCTGGAGCAAAACCAAATCACACCTGAAAAACTTGATCAGGTTGTGGCTGAACGTGCGTCAGTGGTTGCGGACGCCGTTGCATTGGTACCTGGTATCAAAACTGAAGGCTGTTCATGTGAGCAAATCAAACGTGATGTGATTGCAGCCAAAGCAGGTGACACATTGGTGACTGCTGTACTCGGTGGTGTCTCCGTGGGTGATGCTAAGCCTGAACAGATCGACACGGTATTCCGTGCACTGTCAGCAGTGAAGTCGACCACACCAGGCAATGCAGTCGGTGATGCATTACATCAACAGCAACAACAGCAAAACAACAATCAGGACCCTAAAGAAAATAAGGGTTATGACAAGTCTGCTGCATACAAAACAATTTAAGGGGAACTTGAATCATGGTTCAGCAATTAAATGCGGTAGTCGGTCAACGTGGCCGTTTAACTGCCAAAGAGGTTGTACTGTCATTACCACTTTCAGGTCTGACTTTAGTCAATGACGGTGATGTGGTTGTCCGCACGACTGATGGCAAATCTGTAACGGCTGTGGCGGGTGCTACACCAACACGCTTTGGCGTAGTGGTACGCCACGGCGTTGGCAAAACAGGCAAAACGGCGGCTGGTAAAGAAGACTATAAAGCGGCTGATATGGTGCCAGTGATGTTTGAAGGTGCAATTTGGGTCAAGCCTACAGCGCCAATCACTGACATTACTGCCGCGGTTTACGTAAAAACTGCAAACGGTACCACAGCAGCGCCGTTGGGTTCTTTGTCGAGCTCAGCAACTGACGGAACAGTATTACCAGGTGCAGCATGGGAAACCGTGACAGGTGCCGATGGTTTAGCACTTCTTAATCTTCGTGGAGCTTAATAGAACATGAGCAAATTAGTAAAAATGAAAGCGCGTTTAACGCCGATTTCACATGCCATTCAGGCACAAGTTGGCGATGCGTTCAACATGGATGCATTGGCACAGCTCTTCGTAAAGATCGAAGAACAAAACGAAATTACACCACAGCTTGCACAGGTCCTTGACTACGCCAAGTTCATCCCAGTGACCAATGTAAATGCGGTTTATGGTGGTGGTGAAATCCTGTCTCGTAAAAAAGGCGTGGGTATCGGCGAAGACTATGCTGGTACAGGTGATGATATTCCGCTTGCAGAAGTTGAATACGATACTGTAAGCCTACCAGTGAAAGTCGGTGTGATTGGCTACCAATATTCAGTGGTTGAATTGGCGACCGCACAGCAAATGAACCTCACGCTTGAAGCGGATAAAGTTCAGGCTGCAAATTTGGCAGCTGAAAAGCACATGTCGAATGTGGCTTGGTATGGTTACACCAAAGCCAATGCGAGTGGTCAACTTGAACAGGTGAATGGCTTCTTAAACCAAACAGGCGTCACTATTGTGACAGGTCAGCATGATTGGTCTACGGCGACCATTGAAGAAGTTTTATCTGACTTCAATAACTCGTTGGCAAGCTCGACAGACTTGTTTGACGGTGATGCATCCATTGAACCTGATACCTACTTGATGGCATCGAATCAATATTCGAACCTTGCCAACCGTATTGTGCCTGATTCAGGTGGTAAAACTTTCCTTGATTGGGTAACTGAAAAGAATATTTTCGCTACTCAAGGCAAGCCATTGACCATCCGTGGTTCTGGTCGTGGTAATGGCCGTGGTACTGCAAACGCAGACCGTTCGATCATCTACCGCCGTGATCCATCATGCATCCAGTTCAAAGGTAACAGCGT harbors:
- a CDS encoding DUF2280 domain-containing protein; its protein translation is MAALKEPVKIFIVQSLACFETPQQVADAVMQRFNIEIDRRQCENYDPTKYAGRNLSKKLKDLFDKTREDFRKNIFDIPIANQAFRLKEIQKMYEDTGKNKVSKQNLLKLAYQETDARTTKQEITGADGGPLQSENTTYVKATPEDIKQVWNELESKY
- the terL gene encoding phage terminase large subunit, with product MNSKVNTSLLEMQIEQERCEKEHLFFTRRFFLPRMGFKFMVNWHHEYIAWAIDEVIAGRIDNLVINVPPGSGKTELLTNLIARGIARNQRSRFLYLSFSQSLVEDVSSTARNIVKSVDFQGLWPVKISTSTDAKASWKTTVDGYEAGHVYSASMGGQVTGRRAGTLADNGFTGAIILDDPLKPEDAFSKTARNKANRKILNTVNSRKAKSSTPIILIMQRLHVEDPTNFVMTGNVPGNWHQITVPALIDDAYIATLPKHIRKKVPRDVERDEKGRQSYWPLKESLQSLLQLEKGGQDKDGATVSRYTFSSQYQQQPKKLGGDLVKAEWFDHYFELPVLKWRAIWVDTAQKIKEHNDYSVFLCAGLGYDNRLYIIDVRRGKWEAPELIKEAKAFINKHKESNTKIGKLRYMAIEDKASGTMLIQNISRDTTLPIKAIQRDTDKLTRTMDVVFYVEDRRVVLPVNAPWLLNYVEEIEGLKADFTHEHDDQWDPTIDAINDSLAKKPTVFD
- a CDS encoding DUF1073 domain-containing protein, which codes for MNAIGDAGAYTNLVSNIGTERDKATGGKFVRKDIDDEQLEAVYQNWLARRIVNRPASDMLRAGWFFEGIQGDDLKRLEEACKAFHLEHVLLSGLILSRLYGVVYILLGTADGAALDQPLDISKLGQGRLEFFTVVKKKYITADKNSYLPPSACCGLLKQPEFYDMKMGNEAKKRIHHTRLIRIAHADVVNEEPQSILQEVYEDLLDHASVKRGSASLIHESKIDVIQTPNLVDKIKEDMKGVMERFMSVGFMKSLNGMIVLDAEEKYESKTYSFGGLPDMMREFSIQTAGAADIPYTILFGQSPAGMNATGEHDTRNYYDTIATKQEWHVKPVLMKFLAVICQSTFGRQISELNVVFNPLWQLDAKVRSEVEKANAERDEKYLNMGIITEPQIARQLNIDGVYSVISEDHIKLLETMVVANDDDHTDS
- a CDS encoding phage minor head protein, which gives rise to MTTIIQILKPQLQQIKKRKKGRKAKPKAVKVNRRVELFYTRQLLEISKYCQEQTKDLVLPTVGRNIGDSWVTDLFTALREKMVKYTMEVSVSLATKVVMDTSKEVDKQIASHTKTILGVDLTPFFRGADIQDEIDTQIAANVSLIKSIPSQYTDKLEALVMNAFQTGQTNEELAQEIKKLGHSTDFRARLIAADQMGKINGAINKKRQESMGVETYDWQDSNDDRVRPLCASHHGKTFRWDSPPKGGHPGQKIKCRCTALPNYEDILID
- a CDS encoding DUF2213 domain-containing protein, whose protein sequence is MKLIYQLKIGDFAPSESTRSFTQEGYLKCVNVRLAKAPQVRQYYAYEFPNLEGYSADQVINVYVAAEDLFKPEVIKSFDGVDATDYHPPKNEINASNWKDYHIGDCENVRQEGEFMLGDLIIKDQNSINAIQNNERVEISLGYAADLVLEQGTAPDGTPYQAKFINFKGNHVALVKYGRCGGDCRVGDHKPNPKGKKMEIKVNGIRFEIGDNQALADAVKQQEDQLENLKAAKLKVGDKQFAIGDELPAVQAVVDTLQTENAQLKQKVGDLEQNQITPEKLDQVVAERASVVADAVALVPGIKTEGCSCEQIKRDVIAAKAGDTLVTAVLGGVSVGDAKPEQIDTVFRALSAVKSTTPGNAVGDALHQQQQQQNNNQDPKENKGYDKSAAYKTI
- a CDS encoding DUF2184 domain-containing protein; amino-acid sequence: MSKLVKMKARLTPISHAIQAQVGDAFNMDALAQLFVKIEEQNEITPQLAQVLDYAKFIPVTNVNAVYGGGEILSRKKGVGIGEDYAGTGDDIPLAEVEYDTVSLPVKVGVIGYQYSVVELATAQQMNLTLEADKVQAANLAAEKHMSNVAWYGYTKANASGQLEQVNGFLNQTGVTIVTGQHDWSTATIEEVLSDFNNSLASSTDLFDGDASIEPDTYLMASNQYSNLANRIVPDSGGKTFLDWVTEKNIFATQGKPLTIRGSGRGNGRGTANADRSIIYRRDPSCIQFKGNSVEFLTAQPKGLDVLVPGHYKYQGVWLKRVDSLRYLDHA